The proteins below come from a single Drosophila teissieri strain GT53w chromosome 3L, Prin_Dtei_1.1, whole genome shotgun sequence genomic window:
- the LOC122618637 gene encoding DNA polymerase epsilon subunit 2: MDVDLLPLRKRITNTFKLCGFLIRSENSSYLAEQLLPFDAAERDKWLTVITENLQSQKLLTPHVERAALEKAINELNRVGLDEGETVFALIDAFTVPRFRYNQRVKKFELDTQPRQLLTAPRMKSDYMQQRYAMLLQKTLRHDLFAPAVIQDGVGAEAQAKKFKLQFAENLLATSTMREAVVLGLLTQLKEGKFYVEDPTGCVQLDLTGARFHAGFFCEGCFVLAEGHYNNGVLKVDGLGFPPAEPASSSRAFFGTANTWGGESAKLLKYSSGLQELERTNTETTIVFLSDVRLDLPVVMDKLRQLFVGYDSCPPQAIVLMGPFTASTRNHHELRHHLDALGGLAAGCEQLKKQTDLILVPSSEDPTAPNILPRAPIPECLAAGLLKAWPRTQLATNPCRLQYCTQQIVVCRLDLMAKFCRNTLHFPEDTSQIEQHFARTIVCQGHLVPIHPIAMPVHWDYDPALWLYPLPDLIVMGDSCQSFSSSHHGCTVLNTGSFVKSKFAFKVYIPATRTIEDSEIPDDME; this comes from the exons ATGGATGTGGACTTACTGCCTCTGCGAAAGCGAATAACAAACACTTTCAAGCTATGTGGCTTCCTCATCCGCTCGGAGAACAGTTCCTACCTggcggagcagctgctgcccttCGACGCGGCGGAACGGGACAAGTGGCTGACGGTGATCACCGAGAATCTGCAAAGTCAAAAACTTCTGACGCCTCATGTGGAGCGGGCCGCCCTGGAGAAGGCCATCAATGAGCTGAACCGGGTGGGCTTGGATGAAGGGGAGACGGTCTTTGCCCTGATCGATGCGTTTACGGTGCCCCGTTTCCGGTACAACCAGCGGGTCAAGAAATTCGAGCTGGACACACAGCCGCGCCAGTTGCTGACCGCTCCTCGCATGAAATCGGACTACATGCAGCAGCGATATGCCATGTTACTACAGAAAACTCTGCGACACGACCTCTTTGCACCCGCCGTCATCCAGGATGGCGTTGGAGCCGAGGCCCAGGCTAAGAAATTTAAGCTCCAGTTCGCTGAGAACCTGCTGGCCACCTCGACGATGAGGGAGGCCGTGGTTTTGGGACTGCTTACCCAACTGAAGGAGGGCAAGTTCTATGTCGAGGATCCCACGGGATGCGTTCAGTTAGATCTCACTGGTGCCCGTTTCCATGCCGGCTTCTTCTGCGAGGGCTGCTTCGTTTTAGCGGAGGGCCACTATAACAACGGTGTGCTCAAGG TTGACGGCCTGGGCTTTCCACCCGCGGAGCCGGCAAGCAGCAGTCGAGCGTTCTTCGGCACCGCCAACACCTGGGGCGGGGAGTCTGCTAAGCTGCTAAAGTACTCATCTGGGCTACAGGAACTGGAGCGTACCAACACAGAAACAAccattgttttcctttccgATGTTCGATTGGATCTGCCAGTTGTCATGGACAAGCTGCGTCAGTTGTTCGTGGGCTACGATTCCTGCCCGCCGCAGGCAATAGTGCTCATGGGTCCCTTCACGGCCAGCACGAGAAATCATCATGAGCTGAGGCATCACCTGGATGCTTTGGGTGGCTTGGCGGCTGGCTGCGAGCAGCTGAAGAAACAAACGGATCTGATACTCGTCCCCTCTTCGGAAGATCCCACGGCACCAAATATTCTGCCTCGTGCTCCCATTCCCGAATGCCTGGCAGCCGGTCTGCTGAAGGCCTGGCCACGCACCCAGTTGGCCACGAATCCCTGTCGTCTGCAGTACTGCACTCAGCAGATCGTTGTCTGCCGTCTGGATTTAATGGCGAAGTTTTGCCGGAACACCTTGCATTTTCCCGAAGACACGTCCCAGATCGAGCAGCATTTTGCCAGAACGATTGTGTGCCAGGGTCACTTGGTGCCCATTCATCCGATTGCCATGCCCGTGCACTGGGACTACGATCCTGCTCTGTGGTTGTATCCACTGCCGGATCTGATTGTCATGGGTGATTCGTGTCAGAGCTTTAGCAGCAGTCACCATGGGTGCACTGTTCTCAATACCGGCTCCTTTGTCAAGTCCAAGTTCGCCTTCAAGGTGTATATACCAGCGACGCGAACGATTGAGGACTCGGAGATACCGGACGATATGGAGTAG